From Edaphobacter lichenicola, the proteins below share one genomic window:
- a CDS encoding beta-L-arabinofuranosidase domain-containing protein has protein sequence MRAGISRRALLQGGAAVAAGEALHRVGFAAVGAQPLEEVGYGQVTLTSTPHLAQIENVRTVLMGLSDDSLLMPFRKMVGQDAPGEDIGGWYQYRADYDYKKEDAGLAPSATFGQWVSALSRMHAITGDPALRERVVHLNHLYSQTIATEYFAKNRFPAYCFDKLVCGLMDAHRLAGDEDALAILERTRKAALPELPGHAVDREVTWRTRKDVSWTWDESYTLPENLYLVSAQMGAEGGEYREMAKRYMDDATYFDPLARGENVLGGKHAYSYVNALCSAMQAYMVGGSEKHLRAAKNGFDMLLAQSFATGGWGPDEMLQAPGSGKVFESLATSHNSFETPCGSYAHMKLTRYLLRCTREGRYGDSMERVMYNTVLGAMPLQQDGQAFYYSDYHSRPSSGDVAGSSNKQGSGGERVYSVHRWPCCSGTLPQVVADYWINGYFHEPGAVWVNLYLPSTLRWAEGEAKIEMEQEGTYPESPEIRLRMKTSQPALFGLKLRIPAWADAASLEVNGSPVPMTVRSGFATVQRRWRTGDTVKLQLPMKPRIEILDEVHPETVAVMFGPRVLFALASELVITSKAHVLAIQQSARDEWTIQSANAPVKMVPFTSVGSRAYSTYLNMPG, from the coding sequence GTGAGAGCTGGGATTTCCAGGCGCGCGTTATTGCAGGGGGGAGCCGCCGTAGCCGCGGGCGAAGCGCTGCACAGAGTGGGGTTCGCCGCGGTCGGTGCACAGCCGCTTGAAGAGGTGGGCTACGGTCAGGTGACGCTGACTAGTACGCCGCATCTAGCCCAGATCGAGAACGTACGTACTGTTCTGATGGGGCTTAGTGATGACAGTCTGCTGATGCCGTTCCGAAAGATGGTGGGACAGGATGCGCCGGGCGAAGATATCGGCGGGTGGTATCAGTACCGGGCGGACTACGACTACAAGAAAGAAGACGCGGGGCTGGCGCCGAGTGCAACGTTTGGACAGTGGGTCTCGGCCTTGTCGCGAATGCATGCGATCACGGGCGATCCGGCGCTGCGTGAGCGAGTAGTGCATCTGAACCATCTTTACTCACAGACGATTGCAACCGAATATTTCGCGAAGAATAGATTTCCGGCCTACTGCTTCGACAAGCTGGTCTGCGGCTTGATGGATGCTCATAGGCTGGCCGGCGACGAGGACGCTCTCGCGATTCTTGAGCGCACACGCAAGGCCGCACTACCTGAGCTGCCGGGGCACGCAGTGGATCGCGAAGTGACCTGGCGGACGAGGAAGGATGTTTCCTGGACCTGGGACGAGAGCTATACGCTTCCGGAGAATTTGTATCTCGTATCGGCACAGATGGGAGCCGAGGGAGGCGAATATCGTGAGATGGCGAAGCGCTATATGGATGACGCGACCTACTTCGACCCTCTCGCGCGCGGAGAGAACGTGCTCGGCGGCAAGCACGCATACAGCTACGTGAATGCGTTGTGTTCGGCCATGCAGGCTTATATGGTTGGAGGAAGCGAAAAACATCTGCGCGCCGCGAAGAATGGCTTCGATATGCTTCTTGCTCAGAGCTTTGCGACTGGCGGGTGGGGACCGGATGAGATGTTGCAGGCGCCGGGTTCGGGCAAGGTCTTTGAGAGTCTCGCGACGAGCCATAACAGCTTCGAGACTCCCTGTGGATCGTATGCGCACATGAAGCTGACCCGTTATCTGTTGCGATGCACACGCGAAGGACGCTACGGCGACAGTATGGAACGGGTGATGTACAACACCGTCCTCGGAGCGATGCCGCTACAACAGGATGGGCAGGCATTCTACTATTCGGACTATCACTCACGTCCTTCGTCCGGCGACGTCGCTGGCTCATCGAATAAACAGGGATCTGGCGGGGAGAGAGTTTATTCGGTCCACCGATGGCCCTGCTGTTCGGGTACACTGCCGCAGGTTGTCGCAGACTACTGGATCAACGGTTACTTTCATGAGCCCGGAGCAGTGTGGGTGAATCTCTATCTTCCTTCTACTCTGCGGTGGGCCGAGGGTGAAGCAAAAATAGAGATGGAGCAGGAAGGAACTTACCCGGAGTCGCCGGAGATTCGCCTGCGGATGAAGACCTCGCAACCGGCCTTGTTTGGGCTGAAGCTGCGAATTCCGGCATGGGCGGATGCAGCCTCACTAGAAGTAAATGGAAGCCCTGTTCCGATGACGGTCAGGTCGGGCTTTGCGACGGTTCAACGCAGATGGCGAACGGGTGACACGGTGAAGCTGCAACTGCCGATGAAGCCACGAATCGAGATACTGGATGAGGTGCATCCGGAGACTGTAGCAGTAATGTTTGGACCGAGAGTATTGTTTGCACTGGCCTCTGAGCTGGTGATAACAAGCAAGGCGCATGTGCTCGCAATACAACAGTCCGCGCGTGATGAGTGGACGATCCAAAGTGCCAACGCCCCGGTAAAGATGGTTCCGTTTACTTCGGTCGGTAGCCGCGCCTATTCGACGTATCTCAATATGCCTGGTTGA
- a CDS encoding aldo/keto reductase — MEYRQLGKSGLKVPELCFGAGTFGTANEFFKAWSETTQEEANRIVDICMDAGMNLFDTADVYSDGESEKALGKALAKHNRDDVMISTKATFRLGKGPNDVGSSRYHLIQSAERSLKRLGTDYIDIYHLHAFDATSPVEETLRALDDLVGQGKVRYIACSNFSGWHLMKSLSVSERYGWSRYVGHQVYYSLVGRDYEWELMPLAADQGVGALVWSPLGWGRLTGRIRRETGIPKDSRLNSNIVNDAGPQVPEEYLYTVVDAIDEIAKETGKTVPQIALNWLLRRPTVSTLIVGARNEEQLKQNLGAIGWELTKEQVAKLDKASELPKTYPYWHQVQFHERNPFPV; from the coding sequence ATGGAATATAGACAGCTTGGTAAATCGGGTTTGAAGGTGCCGGAGCTCTGCTTCGGTGCGGGTACGTTTGGCACTGCCAACGAGTTTTTCAAAGCTTGGTCTGAGACGACGCAGGAGGAAGCCAATCGGATCGTTGACATCTGTATGGATGCGGGGATGAACCTGTTCGATACGGCAGATGTATACTCCGATGGCGAGAGCGAGAAGGCACTGGGCAAGGCGTTGGCCAAGCACAATCGCGACGATGTGATGATCTCGACCAAGGCGACCTTTCGGCTTGGCAAGGGGCCGAACGATGTAGGCTCGTCGCGCTACCATCTGATTCAGTCAGCGGAGCGCTCGCTGAAGCGGCTCGGCACTGACTACATCGACATCTATCATCTGCACGCGTTCGATGCGACCTCGCCGGTGGAGGAGACGCTGCGTGCGCTCGATGACTTGGTGGGCCAAGGCAAGGTTCGCTACATCGCCTGCTCCAATTTTTCGGGATGGCATCTGATGAAGTCCTTGAGCGTAAGCGAGCGCTATGGCTGGTCGCGTTATGTTGGCCATCAGGTGTACTACTCGCTGGTTGGACGCGACTACGAGTGGGAGCTGATGCCACTAGCCGCCGATCAGGGTGTGGGCGCGCTGGTATGGTCTCCGCTGGGTTGGGGACGGTTGACCGGCAGGATCCGCCGCGAGACCGGCATCCCAAAGGACAGTCGTCTGAACTCAAACATCGTGAACGATGCGGGGCCGCAGGTTCCTGAGGAGTATCTCTACACGGTGGTCGATGCCATCGACGAGATCGCAAAGGAGACCGGCAAGACCGTGCCGCAGATCGCGCTGAACTGGCTGCTGCGCAGGCCTACGGTTTCAACTTTGATCGTCGGAGCAAGAAACGAGGAGCAGTTAAAGCAGAACCTCGGAGCCATCGGCTGGGAGCTCACCAAAGAGCAGGTGGCCAAGCTCGATAAGGCGAGCGAGTTGCCAAAGACTTATCCGTACTGGCACCAGGTTCAGTTCCATGAGCGGAACCCGTTCCCGGTTTAG
- a CDS encoding outer membrane beta-barrel protein: MALCTSDLRAQTTEPNLQTAVENTQATPEHQTAQDQKIQQLQDKLEEIQKQLMELKQASSSAPETHHTTTAKASVAAADLSETEPEVTDPASPHSEPFAFADFTWLTGNPRTKDTPYATKFFTPDIRSDVSYTYDFRHPQDDTIVGSSEVFRSSEVALTDLGIGGDFHYNNVRARVLSQIGLYATATPRNDASPSRGQWDLANAYRYVGEANAGYHFNVQHGLNVDAGIFLSYIGLFSFYQFDNWAYQPSYVSSNTPWFFNGVRVQWFPTAKLKIEPWFINGWQSYGRFNNRPGLGGSILYRPNGNWSIVGNQYGYGEDALGVGSRTRYHTDDSVQYKYYERPNSFVSKAAATLTGDAGCESGGGVSCFGNGKTGPKQSFLGFMAYNRLWFDHDIFGLTLGGGRINNPGRYLVLLPPINGATAASGTPYFTENPGDPFKAWDASVTADYMPSQYFTYRLEYNHRAANVPYFAGPGGVTPPGGNTGAAGSLVSGWSPDLRNSENRVTFAFLMKF, encoded by the coding sequence AAGCGATCTCCGGGCTCAGACGACAGAGCCGAATCTGCAGACGGCCGTAGAAAATACTCAGGCCACACCGGAGCATCAGACAGCTCAGGATCAAAAGATTCAGCAACTGCAGGACAAGCTCGAGGAGATCCAGAAGCAATTGATGGAGCTCAAACAGGCTAGCTCCTCCGCTCCGGAGACCCATCACACCACGACGGCGAAGGCCTCAGTTGCCGCGGCCGATCTGAGTGAAACGGAGCCGGAGGTCACCGACCCAGCCAGCCCGCACTCAGAGCCGTTCGCCTTTGCCGACTTCACCTGGCTCACCGGCAACCCACGGACCAAGGACACGCCGTATGCCACCAAGTTCTTTACGCCGGATATACGTTCGGACGTGAGTTACACCTACGACTTCCGCCATCCGCAGGACGACACGATCGTCGGGTCGAGCGAAGTGTTTCGTTCCAGCGAGGTTGCTCTGACGGACCTTGGCATCGGCGGCGACTTCCACTATAACAACGTGCGCGCCCGCGTTTTGAGCCAGATCGGTCTTTACGCCACGGCCACGCCGCGCAATGATGCCAGCCCCTCGCGCGGTCAGTGGGACCTTGCCAACGCCTATCGTTATGTAGGTGAGGCCAACGCCGGCTATCACTTCAACGTGCAACACGGCCTGAACGTAGATGCGGGCATCTTCCTCTCCTACATCGGCCTGTTCTCGTTTTACCAGTTCGATAACTGGGCCTATCAGCCGTCCTACGTGTCGTCCAACACGCCCTGGTTCTTCAATGGTGTGCGCGTGCAATGGTTTCCCACTGCCAAGCTGAAGATCGAACCCTGGTTCATCAACGGCTGGCAGTCCTACGGCCGGTTCAACAATCGGCCCGGGCTGGGCGGATCGATCCTTTATCGGCCAAACGGAAATTGGTCGATCGTCGGAAATCAGTACGGCTATGGAGAGGATGCGCTGGGCGTAGGGTCACGTACCCGCTACCACACCGACGATAGTGTTCAGTACAAGTACTACGAGCGGCCCAACTCCTTCGTCAGTAAGGCCGCCGCAACTTTGACCGGCGATGCAGGCTGCGAGAGCGGAGGCGGCGTAAGCTGCTTTGGCAACGGGAAGACTGGGCCAAAACAGAGCTTTCTCGGCTTCATGGCCTACAATCGCCTCTGGTTTGACCATGACATTTTTGGCCTGACCCTTGGCGGAGGACGCATCAACAACCCTGGCCGCTACCTCGTCCTTCTCCCGCCGATCAATGGAGCTACTGCGGCTTCAGGAACACCCTACTTCACCGAGAACCCGGGTGATCCGTTCAAAGCGTGGGACGCCTCCGTGACAGCCGACTACATGCCGAGCCAGTACTTCACCTATCGGCTGGAGTACAACCACCGTGCGGCGAACGTCCCCTACTTCGCCGGACCCGGTGGCGTCACTCCGCCCGGAGGCAACACCGGCGCGGCGGGTTCTCTCGTCTCAGGTTGGAGCCCGGATCTTCGCAACAGCGAGAACCGCGTTACCTTTGCGTTTCTGATGAAGTTCTAA